The following coding sequences are from one Anolis sagrei isolate rAnoSag1 chromosome 6, rAnoSag1.mat, whole genome shotgun sequence window:
- the RPS9 gene encoding small ribosomal subunit protein uS4, which yields MPVARSWVCRKTYVTPRRPFEKSRLDQELKLIGEYGLRNKREVWRVKFTLAKIRKAARELLTLDEKDQRRLFEGNALLRRLVRIGVLDEGKMKLDYILGLKIEDFLERRLQTQVFKLGLAKSIHHARVLIRQRHIRVRKQVVNIPSFIVRLDSQKHIDFSLRSPYGGGRPGRVKRKNAKKGQAGAGGGDDEEED from the exons ATGCCCGTTGCCAGGAGTTGGGTGTGTCGAAAGACATATGTCACCCCCAGGAGGCCCTTTGAGAAGTCACGACTTGATCAAGAGCTGAAACTCATTG GTGAATATGGGCTGCGAAACAAACGTGAAGTGTGGCGAGTGAAGTTCACTTTGGCCAAGATCCGCAAAGCTGCCCGTGAGTTGCTCACCTTGGATGAGAAGGATCAGAGACGTCTCTTTGAGG GCAATGCTTTGTTGCGGCGTCTGGTCAGGATTGGAGTGCTGGATGAGGGGAAGATGAAACTGGATTACATCCTGGGCTTGAAAATCGAGGATTTCTTGGAAAGGCGTCTTCAGACTCAGGTCTTCAAACTGGGCCTGGCCAAATCAATCCACCATGCCCGGGTGCTCATCCGTCAGAGACACATCCG tgtgagaaagcaaGTGGTGAACATCCCTTCATTCATTGTTCGCCTGGATTCTCAAAAGCATATTGACTTCTCTCTCCGCTCTCCATATGGTGGTGGCAGACCAGGCCGTGTCAAGAGAAAGAATGCCAAGAAGGGCCAGGCCGGTGCTGGTGGTGGAGATGATGAAGAGGAAGATTAA
- the LOC132777889 gene encoding suppressor of cytokine signaling 3-like: MVPLCWCCPSAPAPAVAAMSGAATTSYHFKSFCGEFERVESALERLEASGYYWGSLSGAEAKQLLISQLPGVFLVRDSSDHHHLFTLSVRTTTGITNLRIQQQGSTFHLEALPGAGHPPAFRCVVQLVEHYLCLGAVDGGPCYLEREGQPPVPLALTQPLRCKVPTLQELCRRAVRTNVQGRGDLRARLQGLPVPQGLLNSLCS; this comes from the coding sequence ATGGTCCCCCTGTGCTGGTGCTGCCCGTCGGCACCTGCCCCAGCTGTGGCGGCCATGAGCGGCGCGGCCACCACTTCCTACCACTTCAAGAGTTTCTGCGGGGAATTTGAGCGGGTGGAAAGTGCCCTGGAACGCTTGGAGGCCAGTGGATATTACTGGGGCAGCTTGTCCGGAGCAGAAGCCAAGCAGCTCTTAATCTCTCAGCTGCCTGGGGTCTTCCTGGTACGGGACTCCTCGGACCACCACCACCTCTTTACCCTGAGCGTCCGCACCACCACGGGCATCACCAACCTGCGCATCCAGCAACAGGGCTCAACCTTCCACCTGGAGGCCCTGCCTGGGGCTGGCCATCCTCCTGCTTTCCGCTGTGTGGTCCAGTTGGTAGAACATTACCTCTGCCTGGGGGCCGTCGATGGAGGACCCTGTTACCTGGAGAGGGAGGGACAACCGCCTGTGCCTTTGGCCCTCACTCAGCCGCTCCGGTGCAAAGTGCCCACGCTCCAGGAATTGTGCCGCCGGGCTGTGCGAACCAATGTTCAGGGCAGAGGGGACCTCAGGGCTCGCTTGCAAGGGCTACCGGTACCCCAGGGATTGTTGAACTCACTATGCAGCTGA